One part of the bacterium genome encodes these proteins:
- a CDS encoding class I SAM-dependent methyltransferase — protein sequence MERDPLKRFSSRVEHYIKHRPRYPQYALEFLQWELNLQSSSVIADIGSGSGISSELFLAAGNKVFGIEPNAEMRQAAEKYLSAYPDFHSMDGKAEETGLPDHSVDFIVAGQAFHWFDRQACKLEFLRILRSRGWVVLLWNDRRQDTSFANAYENFLKTYAIDYDVVDHRNITKEALKEFFGGKSFHFKMFDNEQVFDFEGLKGRVLSCSYMPMEGHTNFQDMIDALKILFQRFQQNGTIRMGYNTLMYYGRFS from the coding sequence ATGGAAAGGGATCCGTTGAAACGGTTTAGCAGCCGCGTGGAACATTACATCAAACATCGGCCACGTTATCCGCAATACGCTCTGGAATTTCTACAGTGGGAACTCAACCTACAAAGCTCATCTGTGATCGCAGATATCGGATCCGGAAGCGGGATATCGTCTGAATTGTTTCTGGCTGCCGGAAACAAAGTATTCGGAATCGAACCAAACGCGGAGATGAGACAGGCCGCGGAAAAATATCTGTCTGCCTATCCGGACTTTCACAGCATGGATGGCAAAGCGGAAGAGACCGGCCTTCCAGATCATTCCGTCGACTTCATCGTTGCAGGACAAGCCTTTCACTGGTTCGACCGGCAAGCTTGCAAACTGGAATTCTTGCGGATTCTGCGTTCCCGTGGCTGGGTGGTTCTACTCTGGAATGACCGGCGTCAGGATACGTCTTTTGCAAACGCTTATGAAAACTTTCTGAAAACCTATGCAATCGATTACGACGTTGTGGACCATCGTAACATCACCAAAGAAGCACTAAAAGAATTTTTCGGAGGCAAGTCGTTCCATTTCAAAATGTTTGACAACGAACAGGTTTTCGATTTTGAAGGGCTCAAGGGACGAGTGCTGTCCTGTTCTTATATGCCGATGGAAGGGCACACCAATTTTCAAGACATGATCGATGCCTTGAAAATTCTGTTTCAGAGATTTCAGCAAAACGGAACGATCCGCATGGGTTACAACACGTTGATGTACTACGGAAGATTCTCTTGA
- the nuoE gene encoding NADH-quinone oxidoreductase subunit NuoE, which produces MFSKSIEKEFQELLQKYPSKRSALIPALYIVQREMGFVKPEGIEYVAKLLGISAAQVMEVATFYTMLFLKPVGKNVLWVCHNLSCNLCGAEDVIQHLEKSLGIRAGETTADGLFTLLRQECLASCDTAPVMQVNDDYEENLTLKRVDEILDKLRSLKEA; this is translated from the coding sequence ATGTTTTCCAAATCTATCGAGAAGGAATTTCAGGAACTTTTGCAAAAATATCCCTCGAAAAGGAGCGCTCTCATCCCTGCTTTGTACATCGTCCAGCGGGAGATGGGATTCGTGAAACCGGAAGGCATTGAATACGTTGCCAAACTGTTGGGTATAAGCGCCGCTCAGGTCATGGAAGTTGCCACTTTCTACACCATGCTTTTCTTGAAACCTGTCGGAAAAAATGTGCTGTGGGTTTGTCACAACTTGAGCTGCAATCTTTGCGGCGCCGAAGATGTGATCCAGCATCTGGAAAAGTCACTCGGAATTCGCGCAGGCGAAACAACTGCTGACGGACTTTTCACTTTACTCCGCCAGGAATGTCTCGCTTCCTGTGATACGGCGCCTGTGATGCAGGTCAATGACGATTATGAAGAGAACCTGACACTAAAACGTGTGGACGAAATCCTGGACAAACTCAGGAGCCTGAAAGAGGCTTAA
- a CDS encoding NADH-quinone oxidoreductase subunit J codes for MELAFFILFAVSAVLSALSLILQRNPIYSALSLIVVIASMGGLFLLLNANFIAILQIVIYAGAIMTLFLFVIMMVDVREEISPSWKIHSKASLLILLLIAGVTIWAVSSADSQIVPLMTDFSVKSLARELFTAYVFPFEVISILIISSVVGALYIARKEET; via the coding sequence ATGGAACTGGCTTTTTTCATTCTGTTCGCGGTCTCTGCCGTTCTTTCCGCTTTGAGCCTGATTTTGCAGAGGAATCCCATCTATAGCGCCCTTTCGTTGATCGTAGTGATCGCTAGCATGGGAGGACTTTTCCTGCTGTTAAACGCGAATTTCATTGCGATCCTTCAGATCGTAATCTACGCAGGCGCTATCATGACACTCTTCCTTTTTGTAATCATGATGGTGGATGTTCGCGAAGAAATTTCCCCCTCGTGGAAAATCCACAGTAAGGCGTCCCTGCTCATTCTTCTCTTGATCGCAGGAGTTACAATCTGGGCCGTTTCATCAGCGGATTCGCAGATTGTTCCGCTTATGACAGATTTCAGCGTGAAAAGTCTGGCCCGTGAGCTTTTTACGGCTTACGTCTTCCCATTTGAAGTGATTTCGATTTTGATCATTTCCTCTGTCGTTGGCGCATTGTATATTGCGCGCAAGGAAGAAACATGA
- the nuoK gene encoding NADH-quinone oxidoreductase subunit NuoK: MPPAFYIILSLVLFLIGVLGILIRRNLLVLFMCIELMLNSVNLALITFSRVFQNLDGQILAFFVITVAAAEATVGLAIILLVYRSRKVVEIDELKSMRG, translated from the coding sequence ATTCCGCCTGCTTTCTATATCATCCTGAGTCTGGTGCTCTTTTTGATCGGAGTGCTTGGAATCCTGATCAGGAGGAATCTCCTGGTGCTTTTCATGTGCATTGAGCTGATGCTCAACTCCGTCAATCTGGCGCTCATTACCTTTTCCCGGGTGTTTCAGAATCTGGATGGTCAGATTTTGGCTTTTTTTGTGATCACGGTAGCCGCAGCGGAAGCGACCGTCGGTCTGGCAATTATCCTACTCGTTTATCGCAGCCGGAAAGTTGTCGAGATCGATGAATTGAAAAGCATGAGAGGCTAG
- the nuoL gene encoding NADH-quinone oxidoreductase subunit L — protein MVELLLFLVIIAPAAGVLLIAFATHRNGHLSSLISCSSVGVSFLFSLYCVYSLMQMSPEHRVIDVDYFPWIQAGSFFAPFGLHLDPLSAVMILVVTGVGLLIHIYSIGYMHGDPYYSRYFAYLNLFIFSMLILVLANNYVLLFVGWELVGLCSYLLIGFWFEKKSAADAGKKAFIVNRIGDFGFLIGVFTVFVAFGSVTFREVFARSSTVAPAVITAASLWLFCGAIGKSAQFPLHVWLPDAMEGPTPVSALIHAATMVTAGVYMVARSFPLFSQSDVALVVVLTTGTFTAIFAASMALAQYDIKRVMAYSTVSQLGYMFMALGAGAFSAAIFHLMTHAFFKALLFLACGSVMHAMANETDFRKMGGLWGPLRKTGQRFWIGGLALAGILPFAGFWSKDTILLGAFSMEHGKWIVWSIGLITAFLTAYYTFRVIFRIFHAEPEDAHVVKHAHESRQVMLFPLTLLALLSIIGGWVGTPWMNAFGHFLEPVFDTPHHKINMGTEVSLMLAALIVAAGGIYLAYQIHYKKPEVPAQLLASKPYLARIHQILYRKYYVDEIYHAIFVRPILFLSEKLFFRVIDVNMIDAFVNDIGAILRSTGGAFRRLQTGDARAYAAAILIGTLGLLAYFAWMVR, from the coding sequence TTGGTTGAACTGCTGCTGTTTCTGGTCATCATCGCGCCGGCAGCAGGTGTGCTTCTGATCGCTTTTGCCACTCATCGCAACGGTCATCTTTCTTCCTTGATCTCCTGCTCCTCCGTGGGTGTGTCCTTTCTGTTTTCTCTTTATTGCGTGTATTCACTCATGCAGATGAGTCCGGAACATCGCGTCATCGATGTGGATTATTTTCCCTGGATTCAGGCCGGCAGTTTTTTCGCTCCTTTCGGACTCCACCTCGATCCACTTTCCGCTGTGATGATCCTGGTTGTGACAGGCGTCGGTCTGCTCATCCATATTTATTCGATCGGATACATGCATGGAGACCCGTACTACAGCAGATACTTCGCCTATTTAAATCTTTTCATTTTTTCCATGTTGATTCTGGTGCTGGCAAACAATTATGTATTGTTATTTGTCGGCTGGGAGCTGGTTGGCCTTTGTTCTTATTTGTTGATTGGTTTCTGGTTTGAAAAGAAAAGCGCCGCCGATGCAGGTAAGAAAGCATTTATCGTAAACAGGATCGGTGACTTCGGTTTTCTCATCGGGGTATTTACAGTTTTTGTAGCGTTTGGATCCGTCACCTTTCGCGAAGTTTTTGCACGCTCCTCTACAGTAGCGCCTGCGGTGATTACTGCCGCCTCCTTGTGGCTTTTTTGTGGAGCGATAGGCAAATCGGCGCAATTCCCTCTGCATGTTTGGTTGCCCGATGCGATGGAAGGTCCGACTCCCGTTAGCGCTTTGATTCATGCCGCAACGATGGTAACCGCCGGTGTCTACATGGTGGCGAGATCCTTCCCGCTATTCTCACAATCGGATGTTGCTCTCGTCGTTGTGCTGACAACCGGAACGTTCACCGCGATCTTTGCAGCTTCTATGGCCCTGGCGCAATACGACATCAAACGGGTGATGGCGTATTCGACAGTATCGCAGCTTGGATACATGTTCATGGCGCTTGGAGCGGGAGCTTTTTCGGCAGCAATTTTTCATCTAATGACTCATGCCTTTTTCAAAGCGTTGCTCTTTCTGGCGTGCGGAAGTGTGATGCATGCGATGGCAAACGAGACCGATTTTCGAAAAATGGGAGGGCTCTGGGGACCGCTTCGCAAGACCGGACAACGTTTCTGGATTGGCGGACTTGCTCTTGCAGGCATTCTCCCGTTCGCCGGCTTCTGGAGCAAAGATACAATTCTGCTGGGCGCCTTCAGCATGGAACACGGAAAATGGATCGTTTGGTCAATCGGACTGATCACCGCTTTCCTGACTGCCTACTACACATTCCGCGTGATTTTCAGAATCTTTCACGCTGAGCCTGAGGATGCCCATGTTGTCAAACACGCTCACGAATCTCGTCAGGTCATGCTCTTCCCATTAACCCTGCTGGCTCTGCTTTCCATCATTGGAGGATGGGTCGGCACGCCATGGATGAATGCGTTCGGACATTTTCTGGAGCCGGTCTTTGACACGCCGCACCATAAAATCAACATGGGCACAGAAGTTAGTTTGATGTTGGCCGCGCTAATTGTTGCCGCCGGCGGAATCTATCTCGCTTACCAGATTCATTACAAAAAGCCCGAAGTGCCTGCGCAACTTCTCGCAAGCAAGCCTTACCTGGCGCGGATTCATCAGATCCTGTATCGCAAATACTACGTGGATGAGATTTATCACGCAATTTTTGTGCGGCCCATTCTGTTCCTTTCAGAGAAACTCTTCTTCCGTGTTATCGATGTCAACATGATCGATGCGTTTGTGAATGACATTGGCGCAATACTGCGAAGCACCGGTGGCGCATTTCGACGTCTCCAAACCGGGGATGCCCGCGCCTATGCCGCCGCAATTTTGATCGGAACACTCGGCTTGCTGGCATATTTCGCCTGGATGGTTCGATGA
- a CDS encoding NADH-quinone oxidoreductase subunit M: MNNFPFLSVVVFLPMLGGIVLLFWKNASADRIRNAALLISLVDFLVSLPLYIWFNASTIQPQFVEQHPWIRSIGVEYYIGIDGLSLFLVLLTTFLTPLCVLISWNDIRAKMKQFYALLLMLETGILGVFVSFDLFLFFLFWEAMMIPMYFLIGVWGGPNRIYAAVKFFLYTIAGSALMLVAIVFLFNLHEAQTGVATFNIFQLYGTDLPAHQQYWLFLAFFVAFAIKVPLFPFHTWLPDAHTEAPTAGSVILAGVLLKMGTYAILRFAIPLFPEMAGKFAPLIIILGLIGIIYGALVAMVQPDVKKLVAYSSVSHLGFVMVGMFVFNEQGLHGAILQMINHGLSTGALFLLVGMIYERRHTRMISEFGGVAKSMPLFFFFFLIVLLSSIGLPLLNGFVGEFLILLGAFRAKAWIAIVAATGVVWGAVYMLWMFQRMMFGPLDKEENKNLKDLDRREIAILVPIVLAMFWIGIYSNSFLRKMDTSVEQSLKQVKKEQISVSPLLMKEGVRERLEMQRTLNQPPSNSPLHKGGGSRAHNRL; this comes from the coding sequence ATGAACAATTTTCCGTTCCTTTCGGTTGTGGTGTTTTTGCCAATGCTGGGTGGAATCGTTCTGCTTTTCTGGAAAAACGCGAGCGCCGACCGAATTCGCAACGCCGCATTGCTCATCTCGCTAGTTGATTTTCTTGTATCACTCCCTCTTTACATCTGGTTCAATGCATCCACAATTCAGCCACAATTCGTAGAACAGCATCCCTGGATCCGTTCAATCGGAGTCGAATACTACATCGGAATCGATGGTCTCAGCCTGTTCCTTGTATTGCTTACCACGTTCCTGACGCCGCTTTGCGTGTTGATTTCCTGGAATGACATTCGCGCGAAAATGAAACAGTTTTACGCCCTGCTTCTAATGCTGGAAACCGGAATTCTGGGAGTTTTCGTTTCGTTCGATCTGTTTCTCTTTTTTCTTTTCTGGGAAGCGATGATGATTCCGATGTACTTCCTCATCGGAGTCTGGGGCGGCCCGAATCGCATTTATGCAGCCGTAAAATTTTTCCTGTACACGATTGCCGGGAGTGCCCTGATGCTGGTTGCAATCGTATTCCTCTTTAACTTGCACGAAGCGCAAACGGGCGTTGCGACTTTTAATATCTTTCAGCTCTACGGAACCGATTTGCCTGCGCATCAGCAATACTGGCTCTTCCTGGCATTTTTCGTGGCGTTTGCGATTAAAGTCCCGCTCTTCCCGTTTCATACCTGGTTGCCGGACGCGCATACGGAAGCTCCCACCGCCGGATCCGTGATTCTGGCAGGCGTGCTTTTGAAAATGGGTACCTACGCGATTCTGCGTTTTGCAATCCCGTTGTTTCCGGAGATGGCGGGAAAATTCGCGCCTTTGATCATCATTCTCGGATTGATCGGCATCATTTACGGCGCACTGGTCGCAATGGTTCAACCTGATGTGAAGAAACTCGTTGCCTATTCGAGCGTCAGTCACCTCGGCTTCGTGATGGTCGGAATGTTTGTTTTCAATGAACAGGGGCTGCACGGAGCAATTCTGCAAATGATCAATCACGGACTCAGCACAGGAGCGCTCTTTCTTCTTGTGGGAATGATCTATGAACGGCGCCATACGCGCATGATTTCGGAATTTGGTGGAGTAGCGAAATCGATGCCGCTCTTCTTTTTCTTTTTCTTGATTGTCCTCCTATCTTCCATTGGATTGCCACTCCTGAATGGGTTTGTCGGCGAATTCCTGATTTTGCTGGGAGCATTTCGCGCGAAAGCATGGATCGCGATTGTCGCGGCAACCGGAGTGGTCTGGGGCGCTGTCTACATGCTCTGGATGTTCCAGCGAATGATGTTCGGACCGCTGGATAAAGAGGAAAACAAGAATCTCAAGGATCTGGACCGCAGAGAAATCGCGATTCTCGTTCCAATCGTGCTCGCGATGTTCTGGATCGGAATCTATTCCAATAGTTTCTTGCGAAAAATGGATACTTCCGTTGAGCAATCTCTAAAACAAGTGAAGAAAGAACAAATCAGCGTCTCCCCCCTCCTTATGAAGGAGGGGGTTAGGGAGAGGTTGGAAATGCAGCGAACACTGAATCAACCCCCCTCTAACTCCCCCCTTCATAAGGGGGGAGGATCCCGCGCGCATAACAGACTATGA
- a CDS encoding NADH-quinone oxidoreductase subunit N gives MNTLWIISLPLMLFVGAIIVILLDAFFAQSAQKSYPFTILVLVAALLTAPFLWAHQGAAFDGMIVLDSFSLLASFLFCLAGVITLLLLHDSPLSTAPFHCLLLLTLVGMMLLVSGANFLVLFIGLEILSLSVYVLAAFAKRDPLSAESGMKYFLLGSFASAFFLYGVAFIYGATGSIQLNIVAEAIAKSDFANRTYLYLGLVFLLVGYGFKISLAPFHMWTPDVYEGAPTPVTAFMAATVKAAALASLIRVFLVAFPSETVSQFWMPMIWILAVVTMSVGNLTAIWQNNLKRLLAYSSIAHAGYMLLGLLAAPDQAQQSIVYYFAAYIFMNLGAFAVVAYLEKSAGILNVDQYQSLAYTRPVLAFCMMLFLVSLGGMPPTAGFFGKFYLFRAVLQEEHVWAVVFAVLNSAISFYYYLRIVIAMFIPEKEAAVVPVSRIALPLIVTLILTVWGTISLGLFPGFFLELARAVSLL, from the coding sequence ATGAATACGCTTTGGATTATCTCACTACCCTTGATGCTCTTTGTGGGAGCGATTATCGTAATATTGCTCGATGCTTTCTTTGCGCAATCAGCCCAAAAGTCCTACCCATTCACAATTCTGGTTCTGGTCGCGGCGCTTCTGACCGCGCCGTTTCTTTGGGCGCACCAGGGAGCGGCCTTTGATGGAATGATCGTTCTGGATTCATTTAGTTTGCTTGCTTCCTTTCTCTTTTGTCTGGCCGGAGTGATCACTTTGCTGTTACTGCATGACAGTCCGCTTTCGACAGCCCCGTTCCACTGCCTTTTATTGTTAACCCTGGTTGGCATGATGCTTCTTGTCAGCGGCGCAAACTTCCTGGTCCTTTTTATCGGTTTGGAGATTCTATCACTTTCCGTATATGTGCTTGCTGCATTTGCTAAACGGGATCCACTCTCAGCCGAAAGCGGCATGAAGTATTTTTTGCTGGGTTCCTTTGCATCGGCCTTTTTCCTGTACGGCGTCGCTTTTATTTACGGTGCTACCGGCAGCATTCAATTGAACATAGTTGCCGAAGCAATCGCAAAATCTGATTTTGCCAATCGCACTTATCTGTATCTTGGATTGGTTTTCTTGCTAGTTGGTTATGGCTTCAAAATCTCGCTTGCGCCATTTCACATGTGGACACCTGATGTTTATGAAGGAGCTCCAACTCCGGTTACTGCATTCATGGCAGCCACTGTCAAAGCCGCCGCTCTTGCAAGTTTGATTCGTGTGTTCCTGGTTGCGTTCCCTTCGGAGACAGTTTCCCAGTTCTGGATGCCGATGATCTGGATTCTTGCCGTTGTCACAATGTCAGTCGGCAACTTGACAGCCATCTGGCAGAACAATTTGAAACGATTACTTGCATATTCAAGCATCGCACACGCGGGTTACATGTTACTTGGATTGCTCGCCGCGCCTGATCAGGCTCAGCAAAGCATTGTGTATTATTTTGCAGCCTACATTTTCATGAATCTCGGCGCGTTTGCGGTGGTTGCTTATCTGGAAAAAAGCGCCGGCATTTTGAATGTGGACCAATATCAGAGTCTAGCCTACACGCGTCCGGTTCTCGCTTTTTGCATGATGTTGTTTCTGGTTTCACTCGGTGGCATGCCGCCTACCGCAGGATTCTTCGGCAAATTCTATCTCTTTCGGGCGGTGTTGCAGGAAGAACATGTGTGGGCCGTTGTTTTTGCAGTTCTGAATAGCGCCATCTCTTTTTACTACTACCTGAGAATTGTGATTGCGATGTTCATACCCGAAAAGGAAGCCGCAGTTGTTCCAGTTTCCAGAATTGCACTTCCGTTGATTGTCACGTTGATTCTCACCGTTTGGGGAACAATCTCATTGGGCCTCTTCCCCGGCTTTTTTCTGGAACTGGCTCGCGCTGTCTCGCTATTGTGA
- a CDS encoding phosphatidylglycerophosphatase A: MRIAKAIASFFYVGFIPVIPGTFGSLAGLILYFLLQTIPYWQVYLGVVVIVTFVGVWSAGKAEKESGIVDPSFVVIDEVAGQLITLFLIPPQWLYVLGGFLLFRFLDIVKPIPARQAERLPHGWGIMSDDVLVGIYGCILMHGGVYIWERLF, translated from the coding sequence GTGAGAATAGCAAAGGCGATCGCCTCTTTTTTCTACGTTGGATTTATTCCTGTTATTCCAGGAACTTTTGGGTCACTCGCCGGTTTGATTTTGTATTTTTTACTTCAAACGATTCCATACTGGCAGGTTTATCTCGGTGTCGTGGTAATCGTAACTTTTGTAGGAGTCTGGTCTGCCGGAAAGGCGGAGAAGGAATCAGGAATTGTGGATCCTTCGTTCGTTGTGATTGATGAAGTTGCAGGACAGCTGATCACTCTTTTTTTGATTCCGCCTCAATGGTTGTATGTTCTGGGTGGATTTCTCCTGTTCAGGTTTCTGGATATCGTCAAGCCAATTCCGGCGCGACAGGCGGAACGCTTGCCTCATGGATGGGGCATCATGAGTGACGACGTGCTCGTTGGCATTTATGGTTGTATCTTGATGCATGGCGGCGTTTACATCTGGGAACGTCTTTTTTAA
- a CDS encoding competence/damage-inducible protein A — translation MIRAEIIAIGSELLSPFRSDTNSLYLTRSLEEQGIRVIAKTIVGDELDSLVFAFGTAFQRADLILCSGGLGPTIDDLTRDALCSFLQIPMNLDPHLLAEIEERFRKFGRKMPESNQKQAMVPQGAVSLPNHHGSAPGIYLEASGKQIFLLPGPPFELEPMWQKYGLPLLRKEQAYQRKVFRIGMLPESQVDEMLKPVTSSLRDVQYTILAAPSEIEVHLLAQENAADELVSASAEVRAILGHWIYAEDLETMEAVVGRLLKQRGRRVAVAESCTGGLLAERITNIAGSSEYFDCGIVTYSNEAKMKLLNVPDDLIRSFGAVSEPVARSMADGIRALAKADYGLSITGIAGPDGGTVEKPVGLVFIGLSGEKETSVKEYRFIGSRARIRFSSTQAALNLLRLKLLE, via the coding sequence ATGATTAGAGCAGAAATCATTGCCATCGGATCGGAGCTTCTGAGCCCGTTCCGTTCAGACACAAACTCACTTTACCTGACCAGATCTCTTGAAGAACAGGGAATCCGTGTTATCGCAAAAACGATTGTTGGAGATGAACTCGATTCTCTGGTCTTTGCATTCGGAACCGCCTTCCAGCGTGCCGATTTAATTCTATGTTCCGGCGGACTGGGACCCACCATTGACGATCTGACGCGCGATGCGCTTTGTTCATTCCTGCAAATACCAATGAATCTGGATCCACATCTTCTGGCAGAAATCGAAGAACGGTTTCGTAAATTCGGACGCAAGATGCCGGAATCCAACCAAAAACAGGCGATGGTTCCGCAGGGCGCTGTCTCGTTACCGAATCATCACGGATCCGCCCCCGGAATCTACCTGGAAGCTTCCGGCAAACAAATATTTTTGCTTCCCGGTCCGCCCTTCGAATTGGAACCGATGTGGCAAAAATATGGCTTGCCTTTGCTGCGAAAAGAACAAGCGTATCAGCGAAAAGTTTTTCGCATCGGAATGCTGCCGGAATCGCAAGTAGATGAAATGCTCAAACCGGTTACAAGTTCCTTACGTGACGTACAGTACACGATTCTTGCCGCGCCTTCCGAGATAGAAGTTCATTTGCTTGCTCAGGAAAATGCAGCTGATGAGCTCGTGAGCGCATCGGCAGAGGTACGCGCGATTCTGGGACACTGGATTTACGCTGAAGATCTGGAAACGATGGAAGCGGTGGTTGGCAGACTTCTAAAACAACGCGGCCGGCGAGTTGCGGTAGCTGAGTCCTGCACGGGAGGTCTGCTCGCAGAAAGAATCACAAACATCGCAGGAAGTTCGGAATACTTTGATTGCGGGATCGTAACCTACAGCAATGAAGCCAAAATGAAGCTCCTGAATGTTCCGGACGACCTGATTCGATCCTTTGGCGCTGTCAGCGAACCGGTAGCCCGGTCGATGGCTGATGGAATTCGCGCGCTGGCAAAAGCCGATTATGGTCTGTCCATTACGGGAATTGCGGGACCTGATGGTGGCACAGTGGAAAAACCGGTGGGACTGGTCTTCATAGGCTTGTCCGGTGAAAAAGAAACATCGGTAAAGGAATACCGGTTCATTGGCAGCCGGGCGCGAATCCGTTTTTCATCCACGCAGGCCGCGCTCAACTTGCTGAGATTAAAACTACTTGAGTAA
- the thpR gene encoding RNA 2',3'-cyclic phosphodiesterase yields the protein MSKKRLFVAIGLPESIRGELEQLQKQLKPFARDAKWVNISGIHLTLKFLGYVDPAQLTEITDALAIAAKDQSVLSIQASGCGFFPNARRPNVLWVGVSAPELLPLQQNVEEAMSKLGFEKENRAFSPHLTLARFKEHRGHLLLANETENLAGKDFGGFTANSFSLYESILRPQGAQYHILQDFLLKPQINTDEHR from the coding sequence TTGAGTAAGAAACGCTTATTCGTTGCAATCGGATTACCCGAATCTATTCGGGGTGAATTAGAACAACTGCAGAAACAACTGAAACCTTTTGCGCGCGATGCGAAATGGGTCAACATTTCCGGAATTCATCTCACCTTAAAGTTTTTGGGTTATGTCGATCCGGCTCAACTCACGGAAATTACAGACGCTCTGGCCATCGCGGCAAAGGATCAATCCGTTCTTTCCATTCAAGCCAGCGGATGCGGATTTTTTCCAAACGCTCGCAGACCAAATGTTCTATGGGTGGGAGTATCTGCTCCCGAATTGCTTCCGTTACAGCAAAACGTGGAAGAAGCGATGTCCAAATTGGGATTCGAAAAAGAAAATCGCGCATTCAGTCCGCATTTAACCCTCGCGCGATTCAAAGAACACAGGGGACATTTACTTCTGGCAAATGAAACGGAGAACCTCGCCGGCAAAGATTTTGGCGGCTTTACCGCAAACAGCTTTTCACTATACGAAAGCATTCTTCGACCGCAAGGCGCCCAATACCACATCCTCCAAGATTTTTTGTTGAAACCACAGATAAACACAGATGAACACCGATAA
- the plsY gene encoding glycerol-3-phosphate 1-O-acyltransferase PlsY, translating into MHFLVFIGAYLLGSIPFPYLLAKLKTGRDIREMGSGNVGATNVMRTAGKTIGLITLILDVAKGATAVLLGRYLLEGTVWGAIAGFFAVLGHAYPVFLGFRGGKSVATGAGAFLILSPLGILCSIALFILVLAIVRIVSVSSILASGMFPVFAWLFSAEQEVVIWGAICASLIIFRHRPNIQRLIKGTEKRLGEPKNV; encoded by the coding sequence ATGCATTTCCTTGTTTTTATCGGTGCTTATCTACTTGGCTCCATTCCGTTTCCTTACTTACTGGCGAAGTTGAAAACAGGGCGGGACATCCGCGAGATGGGAAGCGGAAACGTAGGCGCCACAAATGTAATGAGGACGGCGGGCAAAACAATCGGCCTGATCACTTTGATTTTAGACGTCGCGAAAGGAGCAACAGCCGTACTTCTGGGCCGCTATTTGCTTGAGGGCACGGTCTGGGGCGCGATTGCAGGGTTCTTTGCAGTGCTGGGTCATGCTTATCCGGTTTTTCTTGGATTCCGCGGCGGGAAAAGCGTGGCCACGGGCGCGGGCGCGTTTCTCATCCTTTCTCCTTTGGGAATCCTTTGCAGCATCGCCCTCTTCATCCTTGTTCTTGCGATTGTGCGGATCGTATCGGTAAGTTCAATACTTGCATCCGGAATGTTTCCCGTTTTCGCGTGGCTGTTCAGCGCGGAGCAGGAGGTTGTGATCTGGGGCGCGATTTGTGCCTCCTTGATTATTTTTCGTCATCGTCCCAATATTCAAAGGTTGATCAAGGGAACAGAAAAAAGATTGGGCGAACCAAAAAATGTCTAA